A genome region from Chryseobacterium sp. G0186 includes the following:
- a CDS encoding T9SS type A sorting domain-containing protein, whose translation MKTKLIFLTFLLFSFLNIKAQCNPTITSPRLGAMFSDKILFCEGENEVLSTQTFGTYQWYKQEWTWQTPNNNPWVAIPGATSQQLTISGGDLLYYFKVKVTDGDCMAESPAVMADGYMYGLPAMISTFVPGTYEITDTGEANICDGSFVMLENVFPAVYGTHTWFKCVPTTSAPFTGDQCVIPGATADTYKAEKSGKYGFYACTEYCPNQCQMLDPFAFLQLNFGNWSFCGDLGTDETKLKDNKLTIYPNPTAQFLYIGKESEVYSEITIIDMSGKLVLRKNDHQYKQPMDVSHLVPGNYIIISKSKNGETYKNKFIKK comes from the coding sequence ATGAAAACAAAACTAATTTTTTTAACATTTCTATTATTCAGTTTTTTGAATATAAAAGCCCAGTGTAATCCTACTATTACCAGTCCAAGACTTGGTGCTATGTTTTCAGATAAAATCTTATTCTGTGAGGGAGAGAATGAAGTACTTTCTACACAAACCTTTGGTACTTACCAGTGGTATAAACAGGAATGGACCTGGCAGACTCCCAACAATAACCCCTGGGTTGCTATTCCAGGAGCTACTTCCCAGCAACTGACCATTAGTGGTGGAGATCTGTTGTATTACTTCAAGGTAAAAGTTACCGACGGAGACTGTATGGCGGAAAGCCCGGCAGTGATGGCAGATGGATATATGTATGGTCTTCCGGCAATGATTTCTACCTTTGTTCCCGGGACTTATGAGATCACAGATACAGGAGAAGCGAATATATGTGATGGATCATTTGTTATGTTAGAAAATGTATTTCCTGCTGTATATGGCACCCATACCTGGTTTAAATGTGTTCCGACTACTTCCGCCCCTTTTACAGGAGATCAGTGCGTTATCCCTGGTGCAACTGCAGATACCTATAAAGCTGAAAAGAGTGGAAAATATGGCTTCTATGCCTGTACAGAATATTGTCCTAACCAATGCCAGATGCTAGATCCGTTTGCATTTCTACAGTTGAATTTTGGAAACTGGAGTTTCTGTGGAGACCTCGGAACAGACGAGACTAAGCTTAAGGACAATAAACTGACGATATATCCCAATCCTACTGCCCAGTTTCTTTACATCGGAAAAGAATCTGAAGTATATAGCGAAATTACCATCATAGATATGTCCGGAAAATTGGTTTTGAGGAAAAACGATCATCAATATAAACAACCTATGGATGTAAGCCATTTGGTGCCTGGAAATTATATTATCATTTCTAAAAGTAAAAATGGAGAAACCTATAAAAATAAATTTATAAAGAAATAA
- a CDS encoding RNA polymerase sigma factor — translation MEESKEQILVKRLLQKEEAAWKELFGAYSGNLTYVCSRYVSEREDVHDVLQNSFIKMFRSIESFEYRGGGSLQAWITRITVNESLKHIRQKGDFKSAVEVDDLPDLPNEEDPDFEEIPKTDIMEMIKSLPDGYRTVFNLYVFEKKSHREIAELLGIAENSSASQFHRAKGLLVQKIKEFKMSKKAQYE, via the coding sequence ATGGAAGAAAGTAAAGAACAGATTTTGGTAAAGCGCCTTCTGCAAAAGGAGGAAGCCGCCTGGAAAGAGCTTTTTGGAGCTTATTCCGGTAATCTGACTTATGTATGCTCCCGATATGTATCTGAAAGGGAAGATGTACATGATGTACTTCAAAACAGTTTTATCAAAATGTTCCGATCTATAGAATCTTTTGAATACAGAGGAGGAGGCTCTTTGCAGGCATGGATAACCCGAATTACGGTAAATGAATCCCTGAAGCACATCAGGCAGAAAGGAGATTTTAAATCAGCAGTTGAAGTAGACGATCTTCCCGATCTACCCAATGAAGAGGACCCGGATTTTGAGGAAATTCCCAAAACGGATATTATGGAGATGATAAAATCTCTTCCTGATGGCTATAGAACAGTCTTTAACCTGTATGTTTTTGAGAAGAAAAGTCATAGGGAAATTGCTGAACTATTGGGAATTGCAGAAAACTCTTCTGCATCACAGTTTCATCGGGCAAAAGGACTGCTCGTTCAGAAAATAAAAGAGTTTAAAATGTCAAAAAAAGCACAATATGAATAA
- a CDS encoding DUF4840 domain-containing protein: MKKFTVSQFLTAIVVVLTSFALYSCNNDGPDIPPVKLEDVKGNYRGRLITIQGNVKTEKIKDFKVKKDTITFAEFPIDEIVKTVVKDPVKAEAAIKAIGKVKYDLKFTSSVNASSNVVELVFVPKVLEIRIPVDGVIKKTEVQLMAKQKGFYVGLDGSLRFAIAAEKITVDGAVLAPYETINYNFPFCVKN; encoded by the coding sequence ATGAAAAAATTTACAGTATCTCAATTTTTAACAGCTATTGTAGTTGTATTGACGAGCTTCGCCTTGTATTCATGTAATAATGACGGTCCGGATATTCCACCGGTAAAACTGGAGGATGTTAAAGGAAATTATAGAGGGAGATTGATTACTATACAAGGCAATGTAAAAACAGAAAAAATAAAAGATTTTAAAGTAAAAAAGGACACCATCACCTTTGCAGAATTTCCGATAGATGAAATTGTGAAAACAGTAGTAAAAGATCCGGTAAAGGCAGAAGCAGCAATCAAGGCAATAGGAAAGGTGAAGTATGACCTTAAGTTTACCTCATCGGTGAATGCTTCCAGTAATGTGGTAGAGCTGGTCTTCGTTCCTAAGGTTCTGGAAATCAGAATTCCGGTAGATGGAGTGATCAAAAAGACGGAAGTACAGTTGATGGCTAAGCAGAAAGGGTTTTATGTAGGATTGGATGGATCATTGAGATTTGCCATAGCAGCGGAAAAAATTACCGTAGATGGTGCAGTACTGGCCCCTTATGAAACTATTAATTATAATTTTCCATTCTGTGTAAAGAATTAA
- a CDS encoding outer membrane beta-barrel protein, with the protein MNNEWLNNLRGKMEDHEEDVPDGLWDDIREELFAGEEENSVIPGLSAVANDEVEKKKGGGKVGYQPLLYRIGGIAAAAVLVFIMVKMLPQEDGSKTISQNTSDSNKSRSLKIPEHQENTNIEREQDMSAPLVQNNFKTTLSGKKIKTTKLEEIGIKELKRTENTWVIIRTPEKGDPLQKENQIFPSVPLAHEIAKVPSNETEKDEVLFEKEKIEEKFADNKKNNAVKSQKDRSWMLSMLTGNASSNSAEQQFPGYASINGKPMNIEQVWSASEYVDDPLTEILLANQSKPVEARIRHKMPVTFGLSLYYNLGKRWGIGTGMNYTKLSSELHSGSSENYIKGNQTVHYVGIPVQVNYNVIQKGKFTGYVTGGVLLEKPVSGSITTTYVVDDEVKETSKERLENKPLQFSVNAAAGLQLKVVNRLGIYAEPGIGYHFKDENSPNTIYKEKPLHFNLKFGVRLLID; encoded by the coding sequence ATGAATAATGAGTGGCTCAATAACCTGCGAGGGAAGATGGAAGACCATGAAGAGGATGTTCCGGACGGGTTGTGGGATGACATCAGAGAAGAATTATTCGCCGGCGAAGAAGAGAACAGCGTTATTCCCGGATTATCTGCAGTGGCGAATGATGAGGTTGAAAAGAAAAAGGGCGGGGGCAAAGTAGGGTATCAACCTTTGCTTTATCGTATTGGAGGAATTGCTGCCGCCGCTGTTTTGGTTTTTATAATGGTGAAGATGCTGCCGCAGGAGGATGGAAGCAAAACTATTTCACAGAATACTTCGGATTCTAATAAAAGTAGGAGTTTGAAGATACCCGAGCATCAGGAAAATACAAACATTGAAAGAGAGCAGGACATGAGTGCTCCATTAGTCCAAAATAATTTTAAAACAACACTATCGGGAAAAAAAATAAAGACTACAAAGCTTGAAGAAATAGGGATAAAAGAACTGAAAAGAACTGAAAATACCTGGGTAATCATAAGAACCCCTGAAAAAGGAGATCCTCTTCAGAAGGAGAATCAAATTTTCCCTAGTGTGCCTTTAGCCCATGAAATAGCAAAGGTTCCGAGCAATGAAACAGAAAAAGATGAGGTGCTTTTTGAAAAAGAAAAAATAGAAGAAAAGTTTGCAGATAATAAGAAAAATAATGCGGTAAAATCTCAGAAAGATAGATCCTGGATGCTGAGCATGCTTACAGGAAATGCTTCTTCCAATTCCGCAGAACAACAGTTTCCGGGATATGCCTCCATCAACGGAAAGCCAATGAATATTGAACAGGTATGGAGTGCCTCCGAATACGTGGATGACCCTTTAACGGAAATATTACTGGCCAATCAAAGTAAACCGGTAGAAGCGAGGATACGGCATAAGATGCCTGTAACATTCGGATTATCCCTTTATTATAATCTGGGAAAAAGATGGGGAATAGGAACCGGAATGAATTACACGAAACTGTCTTCCGAGCTTCATTCGGGAAGTAGTGAAAATTACATTAAAGGAAATCAGACGGTTCATTATGTGGGAATTCCTGTTCAGGTTAACTATAATGTGATTCAGAAAGGAAAATTTACGGGTTATGTAACAGGAGGCGTGTTGTTGGAAAAGCCTGTGTCAGGAAGTATTACAACAACCTATGTAGTAGATGATGAAGTAAAGGAAACATCAAAGGAACGTCTTGAAAATAAGCCACTTCAGTTTTCGGTGAATGCTGCGGCAGGGCTTCAGCTTAAGGTCGTTAACAGATTGGGAATCTATGCAGAACCGGGAATAGGCTATCATTTTAAAGACGAAAATTCTCCCAACACAATTTATAAGGAGAAACCTCTGCATTTCAATCTGAAATTTGGGGTCAGGCTGTTGATTGATTAG